In a single window of the Desulfuromonadaceae bacterium genome:
- a CDS encoding universal stress protein translates to MLPKIINILYATDLGPGASQVFRYALSLAQQHDARIVIVNAAEPLSTFGQSLVELHISPAASEQLHCDAREQVKATIVQRLHDFCAAELSRAAEGEARVADIRVLDGQACDVILAQARAIDADLIVLGSHRHSILGESLLGTTTQKVLHRSEWPVLVVRILADAEKAGD, encoded by the coding sequence ATGCTACCGAAAATTATAAATATTCTGTACGCTACCGACCTCGGTCCGGGGGCTTCGCAGGTCTTCCGCTATGCGCTCAGTCTGGCGCAGCAGCACGACGCCCGCATCGTGATTGTCAATGCCGCAGAACCGCTGTCGACTTTTGGCCAAAGTCTCGTTGAGCTGCATATTTCACCCGCCGCCAGTGAGCAATTGCATTGTGATGCGCGGGAGCAGGTCAAGGCCACCATCGTTCAACGCCTGCACGATTTCTGTGCCGCAGAGTTGTCCCGGGCGGCTGAAGGTGAAGCGCGGGTAGCGGATATTCGGGTTCTTGATGGACAGGCCTGTGACGTTATTCTTGCCCAGGCGCGGGCGATCGATGCCGATCTGATCGTCCTCGGCAGTCACCGTCATTCGATTCTCGGTGAGTCCCTGCTCGGCACCACCACCCAGAAAGTGCTGCATCGTTCCGAGTGGCCAGTGCTGGTCGTACGGATTTTGGCAGATGCAGAAAAAGCTGGTGACTGA
- a CDS encoding TRAP transporter large permease subunit, whose amino-acid sequence MSPEFLAISMFVFLMASIALGHPLAITLAGVATIFGLIDNGGNVPALLDLFVNNSWGLFQNYTLVAVPLFIFMAQVLDRSKVSEALFDALYIVLGGLRGGLGMAVIVVSTVFAATTGIVGASVVAMGLMAGPALLRRGYDKSLSAGIICSSGTLGILIPPSIMLVVYGGLTGMKETSVGNLFAGAILPGLLLSGMYLIYVAVRCFINPTLGPPIPMEERTYSTRQKVRMTLTSFVPPFGLILTVMGTILAGVATPTEAASLGCVGAVVLAIVGRKYNREVIVQASTATLRTTAMIMLLFIGGKLFSVVFLSMGGGDAVADLLLGMDVSPYVVLAIMMAVVFVMGMFIDWAAILLVVVPIFTPIAMDLDFNPLWFAMLICVNLQTSFLTPPFGYSLFYFKGVAPPEYTMGHVYKGILPFVAIQIVGLATMIYFPEIITWLPTVFFGG is encoded by the coding sequence ATGAGTCCAGAATTCCTCGCAATTTCGATGTTTGTGTTCCTGATGGCCTCCATTGCCCTCGGGCATCCCCTGGCCATCACCCTGGCTGGCGTCGCCACCATCTTCGGTCTGATCGACAACGGTGGTAATGTCCCGGCGCTGCTCGATCTCTTTGTCAATAATTCCTGGGGGCTGTTTCAGAACTACACGCTGGTCGCTGTGCCGCTGTTTATTTTTATGGCGCAGGTGCTCGATCGCTCCAAGGTTTCGGAGGCGCTCTTCGATGCCCTCTATATCGTGCTCGGCGGTTTGCGCGGCGGGCTGGGGATGGCAGTGATCGTGGTGTCGACGGTTTTCGCCGCGACCACCGGCATCGTCGGCGCCTCGGTGGTGGCGATGGGCCTGATGGCTGGCCCGGCGTTGCTACGGCGTGGTTACGACAAGAGCCTGTCGGCCGGGATCATCTGCTCCTCGGGGACGCTGGGGATTCTGATTCCGCCCTCGATCATGCTGGTCGTCTACGGCGGCCTGACCGGGATGAAGGAGACCAGCGTCGGCAACCTCTTTGCCGGGGCGATTTTACCTGGCCTGCTGCTGTCGGGAATGTACCTGATTTATGTCGCAGTGCGCTGTTTCATCAACCCCACCCTGGGGCCGCCGATTCCGATGGAAGAGCGCACCTACAGCACCCGCCAAAAGGTTCGCATGACGCTGACCAGCTTCGTCCCGCCGTTCGGTCTGATCCTGACCGTCATGGGCACGATCCTCGCCGGAGTCGCCACACCGACGGAGGCCGCCTCGCTTGGTTGTGTCGGTGCCGTGGTGCTGGCGATTGTCGGGCGCAAGTACAACCGCGAGGTGATCGTCCAGGCATCGACCGCGACCCTCCGCACCACCGCGATGATCATGCTGCTCTTTATCGGTGGCAAGCTCTTTTCGGTGGTCTTCCTCAGCATGGGCGGCGGTGATGCCGTGGCCGATCTGCTGCTGGGGATGGATGTCAGCCCCTACGTGGTGCTGGCGATCATGATGGCGGTGGTTTTCGTGATGGGGATGTTTATCGACTGGGCGGCGATCCTGCTGGTGGTGGTGCCGATCTTTACCCCGATCGCCATGGACCTCGATTTCAATCCGCTGTGGTTCGCGATGCTCATCTGCGTCAACTTGCAGACGTCATTTCTGACCCCGCCGTTCGGCTACTCGCTCTTCTACTTCAAGGGCGTGGCGCCCCCGGAATACACCATGGGGCATGTCTACAAGGGGATTCTGCCGTTTGTCGCCATCCAGATCGTTGGCCTGGCGACCATGATATATTTCCCCGAGATTATCACCTGGCTGCCGACGGTCTTCTTCGGCGGCTAA
- a CDS encoding TRAP transporter small permease subunit — MFLIEKSINGINEKIGYLTSFLILPLVLVVAYEVVMRYLFNAPTIWVFEATTLIYGIHFMLGLAYTYKHDGHVAIDVFEARLPERPRTMLRLLTTLVLFLPTVGMLSVWSGIYAADSWRNWEHASTSWAPPLYPFKTLMAIGFILLLLQGVAKGLHDFRSLTGKA, encoded by the coding sequence ATGTTCTTGATTGAGAAGAGCATTAACGGGATCAACGAAAAGATCGGCTACTTGACCTCTTTTCTGATCCTTCCCCTGGTGCTGGTGGTCGCATATGAGGTGGTGATGCGCTACCTGTTCAACGCGCCGACGATCTGGGTGTTTGAAGCGACCACCCTGATTTACGGCATCCACTTTATGCTCGGCCTCGCCTATACCTACAAGCACGACGGCCATGTCGCCATCGACGTCTTTGAAGCGCGGTTGCCAGAGCGGCCGCGAACCATGCTGCGCCTGCTGACGACCCTGGTTCTTTTCCTCCCCACGGTCGGCATGCTGTCGGTCTGGTCGGGGATTTACGCCGCCGATTCGTGGCGTAACTGGGAGCACGCTTCGACGTCCTGGGCTCCGCCGCTCTACCCGTTCAAGACCCTGATGGCGATCGGTTTTATTCTGCTGCTGTTGCAGGGTGTTGCCAAGGGGTTACACGATTTTCGCTCCCTTACCGGTAAAGCTTGA
- the dctP gene encoding TRAP transporter substrate-binding protein DctP: MKKFRLLFSLLVIAALLATPQAFAAKREKFGVDKRHEEVKKELRTIKTSDQKFKWKMVMPWSKGLLFYDVAQHFADTVKLASGGRLDIKVFSAGELVGAMETFDAVSKGSAEVGHDWPGYWKGKNENFVSFADVPFGLDPEGYNIWLYERGGLEQMQELYGRYNLVVFPAGQTGQDMGMMSNKKATKMADFKGMRVRTVGWYMDILNKLGASVSPLPGGEVYLALERGVIDAAEFSSPAMNLPMGFDDITKYVIEPGVHQNASQCSVFFNKDAWDKLPDDLKWIVKTAAKETQLWSAAWMENLNTQAIKEFKKKVEFVTMDDETLNTFAKTTREYIEGLKAKYPDVKKTLDSQEQFREDYAPWREIKSRVAPWPSADYIKGKHLQ, translated from the coding sequence ATGAAAAAATTCAGGTTGTTGTTCAGTTTACTGGTGATTGCAGCGCTGCTTGCGACACCGCAGGCATTTGCCGCCAAGCGCGAGAAATTCGGCGTCGACAAGCGTCACGAGGAGGTCAAGAAGGAGCTACGCACCATCAAGACCTCAGACCAGAAATTCAAGTGGAAGATGGTCATGCCCTGGAGCAAGGGCCTGCTCTTCTACGACGTCGCGCAGCACTTTGCCGACACCGTCAAACTCGCCTCGGGCGGTCGGCTCGACATCAAGGTCTTCTCCGCTGGAGAACTGGTGGGGGCGATGGAAACGTTCGATGCGGTCAGCAAGGGTTCGGCCGAGGTCGGCCACGACTGGCCGGGTTACTGGAAAGGGAAGAACGAGAACTTCGTCTCCTTTGCCGACGTCCCTTTCGGGCTCGACCCCGAGGGGTATAACATCTGGCTCTACGAGCGCGGCGGGCTGGAGCAGATGCAGGAACTTTACGGGCGCTACAACCTCGTCGTCTTCCCCGCTGGCCAGACCGGGCAGGACATGGGGATGATGTCCAACAAGAAAGCGACCAAGATGGCCGACTTCAAAGGCATGCGCGTGCGCACTGTCGGCTGGTACATGGATATCCTCAACAAGCTGGGCGCCAGCGTCTCGCCGCTGCCGGGCGGCGAGGTCTACCTCGCTCTGGAGCGCGGCGTGATCGATGCGGCCGAGTTCAGCTCGCCAGCCATGAACCTGCCGATGGGCTTCGACGATATTACCAAATACGTCATCGAACCGGGCGTGCACCAGAACGCCTCCCAGTGTTCCGTCTTCTTCAACAAGGACGCCTGGGACAAGCTGCCCGACGACCTCAAGTGGATCGTCAAGACCGCCGCCAAGGAGACCCAGCTCTGGAGCGCGGCCTGGATGGAAAACCTGAACACCCAGGCGATCAAGGAATTCAAGAAGAAAGTCGAATTCGTGACCATGGACGACGAAACCCTCAACACCTTCGCCAAGACCACCCGCGAGTATATCGAGGGGCTCAAGGCCAAGTATCCCGACGTGAAGAAGACCCTCGATTCCCAGGAGCAGTTCCGCGAGGACTACGCCCCGTGGCGTGAAATCAAGAGCCGCGTGGCCCCCTGGCCGAGCGCTGACTACATCAAGGGCAAGCATCTTCAGTAA
- a CDS encoding lactate utilization protein, translating to MATQGTLENFRAAATVAGATTVALSTPADIAAYIHRHSNGDILLPPCVSSSRLQLANELTAQGATVVTAISRETAAVAASGVTGVNFAIADTGTLVIDSTTETLRLASTLPEKHFALLDPRNIVADDRAAVALMQRFHQHQPRNYLAWITGPSRTADIERVLTIGVHGPRELHILLIENLADDPLEA from the coding sequence ATGGCTACACAAGGAACGCTTGAGAACTTCCGGGCCGCAGCAACAGTCGCTGGCGCAACCACCGTGGCGCTGAGCACTCCGGCCGACATTGCCGCCTACATCCACCGCCACAGCAACGGTGATATCCTGCTACCCCCCTGCGTCAGCAGCAGCCGACTGCAACTGGCCAACGAGCTGACGGCCCAGGGCGCGACCGTTGTCACCGCCATCTCGCGAGAAACAGCGGCGGTCGCCGCCAGTGGCGTCACCGGGGTCAACTTCGCCATCGCCGACACCGGCACGCTGGTGATCGACAGCACCACCGAGACGCTGCGCCTCGCCTCCACCCTGCCGGAGAAGCATTTCGCGCTGCTCGATCCGCGCAACATAGTTGCCGACGACCGTGCTGCCGTTGCTTTGATGCAGCGTTTCCATCAGCACCAGCCGCGCAACTATCTGGCGTGGATCACCGGGCCGAGCCGCACGGCGGACATCGAGCGCGTCCTGACCATCGGCGTTCACGGCCCCCGTGAACTCCACATCCTGTTGATCGAGAACCTCGCGGACGATCCGCTGGAAGCATAA
- a CDS encoding LUD domain-containing protein, translating into MNKARSRHYKDRVDRALASPQLQDALHKFGDAYAVSRANAFAAYDFEALRGGIARIKDEVRDNHQRYLDEFIRNAAAAGATVYLASDAAAANDYIVRLAQRRNAKRVVKSKSMASEETHLNKALEKNGVHALETDLGEWIIQLAGQRPSHMVMPAIHMFKEEVAELFSKETGRAEPPDIEHLVKVAREQLRQGYLAADMGISGANIAIAETGGLVLVTNEGNARLTTTLPKIHVALVGIDKIVPTLADAVDIVRVLPKNATGQAITSYVSWIRGAVPCDDTEKELHIVLLDNGRSQLAGSPSCRDALRCIRCGACANVCPVYQTVGGHVFGHIYIGAIGIILTAFFDGLDQAAELVRACIGCRACVEVCPGKIDLESIILHLREEMGDYEGIGTGKSLVFKNVLRNRKLFHSLLRTASLLQKPLTRGERTIRHLPLFFSSLTEWRTLPAVADQPLRDLWSKLPQPVQQPRYRVAFFGGCLNDFVYPELGENLVTVLNRLDVTVDYPLDQNCCGIPALYSGDRETATELAKQNITALLAGNPDYVVTTCPTCTMSLQRDFGELLGDDPAWRDKAARLAEKTLDVSRFIVEKLDGVNRLKGLADPTGVTYHDSCHLKRGAGVWREPRALLAASGREVNEMAHADRCCGFGGSYSFTSHPNIAKRILGDKVDDIKASGAPCVAMDCPGCLMQIRGGLEKQGVPVRAAHTIELLAEMLD; encoded by the coding sequence ATGAATAAAGCACGCAGCCGTCACTATAAAGATCGCGTCGACCGGGCGCTGGCCTCACCGCAGTTGCAGGATGCCCTGCACAAATTCGGCGACGCCTATGCCGTCTCGCGCGCCAACGCCTTTGCCGCCTACGATTTCGAGGCACTGCGCGGCGGCATTGCCCGCATCAAGGATGAGGTACGTGACAACCATCAACGCTACCTCGACGAGTTCATCCGCAACGCCGCAGCCGCCGGCGCCACCGTCTATCTGGCAAGCGATGCGGCGGCGGCCAACGACTATATCGTGCGACTGGCCCAGCGGCGCAACGCGAAACGGGTGGTCAAAAGCAAGAGTATGGCGAGCGAGGAAACACACCTCAACAAGGCGCTGGAGAAGAACGGCGTCCACGCGCTGGAAACCGATCTGGGGGAATGGATCATTCAGCTGGCGGGGCAGCGCCCCAGCCACATGGTGATGCCGGCAATCCACATGTTCAAGGAAGAGGTTGCCGAACTGTTCAGCAAGGAAACTGGCCGTGCAGAACCGCCCGATATTGAACATCTGGTCAAGGTTGCGCGTGAGCAGTTGCGCCAGGGCTATCTCGCCGCCGACATGGGGATTTCCGGGGCGAATATCGCCATCGCCGAAACCGGCGGTCTGGTGCTGGTGACCAATGAAGGGAATGCGCGGCTGACGACCACCCTGCCGAAAATCCATGTGGCGCTGGTCGGGATCGACAAAATCGTCCCGACGCTGGCCGATGCTGTCGATATTGTCCGGGTGTTGCCGAAGAACGCCACCGGCCAGGCAATCACCTCTTATGTCAGCTGGATTCGCGGCGCCGTGCCGTGCGACGATACGGAGAAAGAACTGCATATCGTCCTGCTCGACAATGGCCGTTCACAACTGGCGGGGTCCCCATCGTGTCGTGACGCCCTGCGCTGCATCCGCTGCGGTGCCTGCGCCAACGTCTGCCCGGTCTATCAGACGGTCGGCGGTCATGTCTTCGGGCATATCTACATCGGCGCCATCGGCATCATCCTCACCGCCTTCTTCGACGGCCTCGACCAGGCCGCCGAACTGGTGCGCGCCTGTATCGGCTGCCGCGCCTGCGTCGAAGTCTGCCCCGGCAAGATCGATCTGGAGAGCATCATCCTTCACCTGCGCGAAGAAATGGGTGATTACGAGGGGATCGGCACCGGCAAATCGCTGGTCTTCAAAAACGTGCTGCGCAACCGCAAACTGTTCCACTCGCTGCTGCGCACCGCCAGCCTGCTGCAGAAACCGCTGACCCGCGGCGAGCGGACCATCCGCCACCTGCCGTTGTTCTTCTCTTCATTGACCGAATGGCGCACCCTGCCGGCAGTGGCCGACCAGCCGTTGCGCGACCTCTGGAGCAAGCTGCCGCAACCGGTGCAACAGCCGCGCTACCGCGTCGCCTTCTTCGGCGGCTGTCTCAACGATTTCGTCTACCCGGAACTCGGTGAAAATCTGGTCACGGTGCTGAATCGCCTCGACGTCACCGTCGACTACCCCCTCGACCAGAACTGTTGCGGTATTCCGGCGCTCTATTCCGGCGATCGTGAGACCGCCACCGAACTGGCCAAACAGAACATTACCGCGCTGCTGGCGGGGAATCCCGACTATGTCGTCACCACCTGCCCGACCTGCACCATGTCGCTGCAACGTGATTTTGGTGAATTGCTCGGTGACGATCCGGCCTGGCGGGACAAGGCGGCCCGGCTGGCGGAGAAAACCCTCGACGTCTCCCGTTTCATCGTCGAAAAACTTGACGGCGTCAACCGCCTGAAAGGGCTGGCCGACCCGACCGGCGTAACCTATCACGACTCCTGCCACCTCAAACGCGGTGCCGGAGTCTGGCGCGAACCCCGGGCGCTCCTCGCGGCCAGTGGTCGCGAAGTCAACGAAATGGCCCATGCCGACCGCTGCTGCGGCTTCGGTGGCTCCTACTCGTTCACCAGTCATCCCAATATCGCCAAACGGATTCTCGGCGACAAGGTTGACGACATCAAGGCCAGCGGCGCCCCGTGCGTCGCCATGGACTGCCCCGGCTGCCTGATGCAGATTCGCGGCGGCCTTGAAAAACAGGGCGTGCCGGTCCGCGCCGCCCACACCATCGAACTCCTCGCCGAAATGCTCGATTAA
- a CDS encoding DUF302 domain-containing protein, whose product MSYYFNKEIDADFADAITQVTAELKKEGFGILTEIDVKATLKKKLNADFRPYTILGACNPPFAYQALQAEPRIGTMLPCNVIVQQLENGNIDVAAVDPLASMQAIQNPALQSVAREIQLKLKRVIEQL is encoded by the coding sequence ATGTCCTATTATTTCAACAAAGAGATCGATGCAGACTTTGCGGACGCGATTACGCAGGTCACGGCGGAACTGAAAAAAGAGGGGTTCGGAATTCTGACGGAGATCGACGTCAAGGCGACGCTGAAAAAGAAGTTGAATGCCGACTTTCGCCCCTACACCATCCTCGGTGCCTGCAATCCCCCCTTCGCCTACCAGGCGTTGCAGGCGGAACCGCGCATCGGTACGATGTTGCCGTGCAATGTCATCGTGCAGCAACTGGAAAACGGCAACATTGATGTTGCGGCGGTCGATCCGCTGGCGTCGATGCAGGCGATCCAGAACCCCGCGCTGCAATCCGTCGCCAGGGAAATTCAGCTGAAGCTGAAAAGGGTCATCGAGCAACTGTGA
- a CDS encoding SPFH/Band 7/PHB domain protein, producing MAGLVLVGVFGLLVISTIALGVRIVPQGSKHVVQRLGKYHVTLGPGLNIVIPYIDTVAHKVSTKDQIVDTARQEVISADNAVLQVNAVAFINVVSPEKAVYGIEDYRLGIQNLVQTTLRSIIGEMKLDDALSSRDQIKAKLKAGISDDLSDWGITLRGVEIQDINPSPTMQTAMEEQAAAERQRRATVTRAEGERDAVMLEADGRLAAAARDAKAKEIQATASKNAIHAVLGAAGADKADLVIGYLLGETYIKAIQQQASSPNAKTILLPADLQGAIRGMLGGQAKS from the coding sequence ATGGCAGGGTTGGTTCTGGTCGGCGTCTTTGGTCTGCTGGTGATATCCACTATTGCTCTGGGAGTACGGATCGTCCCCCAGGGCAGCAAGCATGTTGTGCAGCGGCTCGGCAAGTATCATGTTACCCTTGGGCCGGGCCTCAATATCGTCATCCCCTATATCGACACGGTGGCGCATAAAGTGTCAACCAAGGATCAGATCGTCGATACCGCCCGGCAGGAGGTCATCTCCGCTGATAATGCGGTCTTGCAGGTCAACGCCGTGGCTTTCATCAACGTTGTTAGTCCGGAAAAGGCGGTCTACGGCATCGAGGACTACCGCCTCGGTATCCAGAATCTGGTGCAAACCACCCTGCGCTCAATCATCGGTGAGATGAAGCTGGATGATGCGCTCTCCTCGCGTGACCAGATTAAAGCCAAGCTCAAGGCCGGTATCAGCGATGATCTTTCCGACTGGGGGATCACGCTGCGGGGCGTGGAGATCCAGGACATTAACCCGTCGCCGACAATGCAAACCGCGATGGAAGAACAAGCGGCCGCCGAACGTCAACGCCGGGCAACCGTCACCCGGGCCGAAGGGGAACGGGATGCGGTGATGCTTGAGGCCGATGGACGTCTGGCGGCAGCGGCGCGCGACGCCAAAGCCAAGGAGATCCAGGCCACGGCTTCGAAAAACGCCATCCACGCTGTTCTTGGTGCCGCCGGTGCCGACAAAGCCGACCTGGTTATCGGCTACCTGCTGGGGGAGACCTACATTAAGGCTATACAGCAACAGGCCTCAAGCCCGAACGCCAAAACCATCTTGCTCCCGGCCGATTTGCAAGGGGCCATCCGCGGTATGCTTGGCGGGCAGGCCAAGTCGTAA
- a CDS encoding NfeD family protein codes for MAFQLLYWHWLVFGMVLILAELFIPSFTIIWFGLGALLVGLFSWVGFDPELKWQLLLWVLSSAGFTAAWFRWIRPLSKDMTKAGTAREAFLGERCLLTRSPLASGGRGECRFSVPILGSDTWPCLVEGSAKVGDTMVVKEVIGNALLVVPAQLQNTTSNTDKREE; via the coding sequence GTGGCGTTCCAACTTCTTTACTGGCATTGGCTGGTATTCGGAATGGTTTTGATTCTGGCCGAATTGTTTATTCCCTCATTTACTATTATCTGGTTCGGGCTTGGAGCCTTGCTGGTTGGCCTGTTTTCCTGGGTTGGATTCGATCCGGAGCTTAAATGGCAGTTGCTGTTGTGGGTTCTGTCCTCGGCGGGGTTCACTGCGGCCTGGTTCCGCTGGATCAGGCCGTTATCGAAGGATATGACCAAGGCCGGGACCGCTCGGGAAGCTTTTCTTGGTGAACGCTGTTTGTTGACCAGATCACCGCTTGCCTCGGGTGGTCGCGGGGAATGCCGCTTCAGCGTGCCGATCCTCGGGTCCGACACCTGGCCGTGTCTGGTCGAAGGCAGCGCCAAGGTCGGTGACACCATGGTTGTCAAAGAGGTTATCGGGAATGCCCTGCTGGTCGTCCCCGCCCAACTGCAAAACACTACGTCCAACACGGACAAACGAGAGGAGTAA
- a CDS encoding type II toxin-antitoxin system VapC family toxin yields the protein MMLLLDTNSCIYIIKRKPDEVLRHFQQYHPGDIGISSITLAELQYGVAKSQAPQRNSEALSEFLIPIEVLPFGEAATQSYGIIRASLEQQGKIIGAMDLLIAAHALSLGAVLVTNNVKEFARVPGLKIENWVNAKT from the coding sequence CTGATGCTCCTGCTCGACACCAATAGCTGTATTTACATCATCAAGCGCAAGCCAGACGAGGTGTTGCGCCATTTTCAGCAATATCATCCAGGAGATATCGGAATTTCATCCATCACCCTGGCTGAGCTTCAATATGGGGTCGCAAAAAGTCAGGCTCCACAGCGCAATTCTGAAGCGCTATCTGAATTCCTGATTCCTATTGAAGTTCTGCCGTTCGGTGAAGCAGCGACGCAGTCCTACGGGATTATTCGGGCATCACTGGAGCAACAGGGGAAGATTATCGGGGCGATGGATTTGCTTATCGCCGCACATGCTCTCTCTCTGGGGGCTGTTTTGGTGACGAACAATGTGAAGGAATTTGCAAGAGTCCCGGGCCTCAAGATTGAGAACTGGGTCAACGCGAAGACTTGA
- a CDS encoding antitoxin, with product MKTAKLFQNGKSQAVRLPKEFRLDGQEVYIKQTGNVVQLIPMSGSWDTLLASLDKFSPDFMADRFQPQLENREDF from the coding sequence ATGAAAACTGCAAAATTATTTCAGAATGGCAAAAGTCAGGCCGTCAGGTTGCCCAAAGAGTTCCGTCTGGACGGCCAGGAGGTTTATATCAAACAGACCGGAAATGTGGTCCAGTTGATCCCGATGTCCGGGTCATGGGACACTCTTTTGGCGAGTCTGGATAAATTCTCGCCTGACTTTATGGCCGATCGTTTCCAACCCCAGCTGGAAAATCGGGAAGATTTCTGA